The region CTCCGGCCACAACCGTGGCATCGGTCCTGGGCGGCAAGGAACTCATTCTGCACGCCGGCCACGGGAACTCAGATGTTTGGGACGGCTGCCTGGGTCCCCGGGAGCGTGATGCTCTGGTTGCGGCCGCGCCGGGAATCTTCTTCTCCGTGGGCTGCGGGACCGCACACTTCGCTACGGAGCCGCCGTACGGTGCTTACCTGGACACTCGCGGTATCCTGCATCGCGGCACGGTGGACGGCGAGGTCTTCACTTCGGAGCCGCCGGCGCCTGCGGCACTGCAGCCTGGGCGATTCAACAGCACGGGATTGGGCGAACGCCTCCTGCGCTCACCCCGCAGTGGCGCGGTTGCCTACATTGGCTGCAATACCGGCGCGCAACCGTGCGCCATGACGCTCCTGGATGGCTTCCTGCAGAGCGTCTCCGGAGGGAGCACCACCGTCGGCTCGGCCTGGAAGGACGCGCTGGCCTACTACTGGCAGACCGAGAAGCTGGACGAACTGACCCCCACGGAGGACTGGTACCCGCCCAGCATCTTCTTCCAGGGCATGAAATTCATGCTCTTCGGCGATCCGGCGGTGAGTATACCGGAGGCAGCGGAGAAGTAATATCGGCTGCTCTGGCCAAACGCCTTATGGTCGGATTCGGCGCGGTTCCCGGTTTCCGCTTCCGCCATCCGGATCAACTGGTCTCCTTCTTGGGCCGGCATAGCAGGGATTCCTGACTGACAGATCGAACTGCGCAGACAGCGTGTCTGGTAAGGGAGTTCAGGAGGTTACGATGAGTATGCTCTGTCGCGGGAGCCTGCATGGGTTGCGGAAGGGCTTTGCACTTGCAGTGTGTGCCTTGGTGCTCTTCCCCGGCGCATTACTTGCGGAGAACCTCTACCCGGACCCGGGCTTTGAAGCCACCGGCGAAGTCGGTCAGGCCCACAACGGCGCGCGTGCCGGCTGTCTGCGCGTGGGTGCCCGTAACTACTGGGGCGAACTCGGGGTCACGCTGACCGTAGAGCCTTTTGCCCGCTACAGGGTGACCGAGTGGGTGAAAGGCAATGTCGGCGGAGGCACATTCTTCGCGCCACACTGCTACGACTGGAATAGCTACGAGTGGGCCTTCGTGACCCCACACGTTGTCCAGGTCCCCGGCGATTGGACGAAAGTGGAGGCCACTTTCGTCGCACCTAACGGCACCATGCGCGTCAACGCACTGGCCTACCTCAATGCCGAGAACAGTGAGGTCTGGGTGGACGATGTGGTTGTGGAGAAGATCGCTGAACCCGCTGAAGTCATGGCCGAGATAGAGGCGAAGGCCTCTCGTACCGACGACGAAACTCAGATGCTGGCTCGATGGTACATCAGGCACGGGCGCATCGCAGAGGCCACGGATCTGATGAGAGGCTCCACGGGCATTGCCCGTGCGGACATCGCCAACCAGATCGCCCTGCAGATTGAAGACCCGACCGAGCGCAGGCCGTACGTGGTGGAGATGCTGGCCCACGGAGGCCCCACCTGGCACGAGGGCATGCGACGGTTCCAGGAGATCGCCCGTGGGTTCAGCGATGACCAGCGGCTGCTCATGGCGGTGGAAGCTCTGGCGGCCAACGCCGGCAATGAGCGGACCGTGCAGGCGTTCCAGCTGGTGGTTGGCAGCGTCACGGCATCGGGTGCGCCGCTGGGGACCGTGGCGGAGACCATGGCGCGGATGGATCGGACCCGCGAGGCGCTCAAGAACGCCGCTAGGCAGATCCCGGCGGACAGTCCGGCTGCAGCCCAATTGGCAAAGGTCATCGCCGCAACGGATGAGGAGGCGAGTCAGGTGGAATCCCGCCGGGCAAGTCTCGGTTCATGCCAGGTGCGTATCGGCGGCCAGGTGCTGACGCCAAAGACCCATGCCATCGTTGTGCCCAACCGCGCCACGCCCCAGGAAGAGTATGCCGCGCGTGAAATGCGCTACCACCTCGAACTCATCACCGGCGGAGAGTTCCCGATTCTGACGGAGCGGGCGGCCCGCGGCCTGACGCCGATACTCGTGGGCAAGTGCCGCCAGACCCGGCGACTCGCGCCCGACATTGACTTCGGGGGCCTCGGGCAGGAGGGCATCCACATCAGGACGGTGGGCCCGGCGCTGATCCTCGCGGGTAATGAACGCGGGGTGCTCTACGCCACCTACTCCTTCCTGGAGGACAACCTGGGATGCCGCTGGTTCACCCCGGACTGCGCCACATGGCCCCGGAAGGGTACGATCAACGTGCCCGAGGTCGACAGGCGTTACATCCCGCCGCTGGAGTTCCGGATGGGCGACTACCCGGTGGCGCGGAACGGCGGCTTCGCGGCGCGCCTGCGGCTCAATGGGGACAATCACGGGATGAGCGAGGAGCAGGGCGGGACCCGAGGAGTCTTGGGGCTGGCCCATACCTTCGCGGCCCTTTGTCCGCCGGAGCGTTACTTCGCGACACACCCCGAGTACTTCTCGCTGGTGGGCGGGAAACGCCAATCGGGGTACGCGCAACTATGTCTCACCAATCCCGATGTGCTGCGCATCTGCACTGAAGGAGTGCGCCGCTGGATTCGCGAGCACCCGGACAAGAAGGTCTTTTCAGTCTCACAAAATGACACCCACAACTACTGCGAATGCGAAAACTGCACAGCGGTCGCTGAGGAAGAGGGTAGTCAGGCCGGGCCGGTGGTGCGTTTTTGCAATGCCATCGCAGATGACATCAAGGACGACTACCCGGACGTGGCCATCGAAACCCTGGCTTACCAGTACACTCGCAAGCCGCCGAAGATCACGAAGCCACGCCCGAATGTGATTATCTGCCTGTGCAGCATCGAGTGCTGCTTCATTCATCCGCTGGGCACCGACCCCTTCAACAAGAGCTTCGCCGAGGACATTCGCGGCTGGAGCAAGATCTGCGACCGGCTCTGGATCTGGGACTATGTGATCAACTACGCTCACTCCATTTGTCCCTTTCCGAACCTGCGAGTGCTGAAGCCCAACATCAACTTCTTCATCAACAATGGCGTGAAGGGCATTTACGAGGAGTCATGCTACTTCACCAGGGGCTCGGAGCTCCAGGAACTGCGCAACTACATCATGGCCAAGACGCTCTGGGACCCGACCTACGACACCGAACGAGCCATCGCCGAGTTCTGCGCGGCGTACTACGGTCCGGCGGCGCCCCATGTGCGGCGGTACATCGACCTGATCCACAACGCCACGCAGAAGAACCCGAAGCTGCACGTCATGATCTATACCCACCCGCGGGAGTACGTGACCCCGAAGATGATCGCTTCGGCCCAGGCGATTTTCGACCGTGCTGAGGCCTCTGTGAAGGACGATCCCGTGCTCCTGCATCGGGTGCAGGTGGCTCGCCTGCCCATCCTCTATGCGGCCATCACACTGGGTACGTCAGGCGCATTCACCGAGAGCGGCGACACCCTGATCCAGCGCCAGGGGGAGAGCGTGGCGGCGCTCGCGGACCAGTTCGAGAAGATAGCGCGAGCCGAGGGCGTCACTGCGGTGCGCGAGGGCGGACCTGATGCCGGCCTCGACGCCTGGCTGCAGTCGGTTCCGCGCCGGCCCGGCGTCTTGCCCATCAAGCGCATCCGCAATGGGCAGCTGGAGGTCAGCGTCCTGCCGGATCTCGGTGGCCGACTCTTCCGGATGAAGCAGGTTGCCACCGGCCGCGATCTGCTCCAGGTGCTGGGAACCGAGACAGCGCGTCTACCCGACGACGGCGGCTATGAGGAGTACAGCGAGCCGGGCTACCGCTCGGCCGGCTGGTCGGAAGTGTACACCGTCAAGGAGCACGGAGAGGGCTTCATTGTGCTCGAGGCCAACCTGCGCAATGGCCTGCGGCTTACGCGGAAGCTTGAGCTTGACCCGGAGCGCCCATTGCTGAAGATCGCATCAACCGTGACCAATGTCTCCGACCAGACTCGCACCAGCGGTCTGCGCGCGCACCCGGAGTTCGCGGTGACCTCGACTGCAGATGCCACCGTGCGGATCCTGGGCGCGGACGGTGCGTGGAGCACTATCGCGCTGGCCAATCCGGCTGATCCCGCCGCCGAGAAGAACGTGTGGCTGCGCGAAAGCGATTGCCCTGCGGGCAAGTGGGCGGTGGTGGATGAGCAGACCGGAGTAGCGATCCTGAACGAGTTCGATACCCGCCAGGTTTCCCACTGCCTTCTCAACTGGAACGGCCGCACGTCCCGGGTCAATCTGGAACTCTTCGCGCCGGAGCGGACTCTGGCGCCGGGCGAAAGCCAGACGATCGAGCATTCGTATGAAGTCGTTGCGCCGGATGACCTGAAAGGCAGGTAGCGTTGCGTCGTGGCGGGACTGCAGTTGGGGCGCGAGACGGGGGGCCTCCCTAACGCGGGAACGCCGCCACCTCCCGCACCCACATGATATTCGGGCGTGCGGCCGGGCCATCTCCCGCCGCCTGTTCGATGCGCAGGCCTTTCACCTCGGTCGGGGCGAAGGCATGCTCCGTGAAGGAGTGGTCGCCCTCCTGCGACACCTCTGCCAGCGTCACTGGTCCGGCATCGGTAAGACCAAACACCGTGAACTTCCGCGAGGTCCACGGCCGACCGCCATCCACGGACCAGTAGATTTGCACCGCGCCAATCTGCCGCACCTGCGGAAAGCTGATCTCAATCCAGTGGGGCTCGCTACGATCGGCGGATGCCCAGGCCTGCCTCGTCCAGTGCAGGCCCTCCACGTCGATAGTGCCATCGATGAGCACACCGGGCGAATAGCCGTCATGCGACGAGTCCGCCGTGACCAGCGCGCCAGTGGATGCCGGCACTGGTGCGTGCACTTGCAT is a window of Armatimonadota bacterium DNA encoding:
- a CDS encoding discoidin domain-containing protein: MHAPVPASTGALVTADSSHDGYSPGVLIDGTIDVEGLHWTRQAWASADRSEPHWIEISFPQVRQIGAVQIYWSVDGGRPWTSRKFTVFGLTDAGPVTLAEVSQEGDHSFTEHAFAPTEVKGLRIEQAAGDGPAARPNIMWVREVAAFPR
- a CDS encoding DUF4838 domain-containing protein, producing the protein MSMLCRGSLHGLRKGFALAVCALVLFPGALLAENLYPDPGFEATGEVGQAHNGARAGCLRVGARNYWGELGVTLTVEPFARYRVTEWVKGNVGGGTFFAPHCYDWNSYEWAFVTPHVVQVPGDWTKVEATFVAPNGTMRVNALAYLNAENSEVWVDDVVVEKIAEPAEVMAEIEAKASRTDDETQMLARWYIRHGRIAEATDLMRGSTGIARADIANQIALQIEDPTERRPYVVEMLAHGGPTWHEGMRRFQEIARGFSDDQRLLMAVEALAANAGNERTVQAFQLVVGSVTASGAPLGTVAETMARMDRTREALKNAARQIPADSPAAAQLAKVIAATDEEASQVESRRASLGSCQVRIGGQVLTPKTHAIVVPNRATPQEEYAAREMRYHLELITGGEFPILTERAARGLTPILVGKCRQTRRLAPDIDFGGLGQEGIHIRTVGPALILAGNERGVLYATYSFLEDNLGCRWFTPDCATWPRKGTINVPEVDRRYIPPLEFRMGDYPVARNGGFAARLRLNGDNHGMSEEQGGTRGVLGLAHTFAALCPPERYFATHPEYFSLVGGKRQSGYAQLCLTNPDVLRICTEGVRRWIREHPDKKVFSVSQNDTHNYCECENCTAVAEEEGSQAGPVVRFCNAIADDIKDDYPDVAIETLAYQYTRKPPKITKPRPNVIICLCSIECCFIHPLGTDPFNKSFAEDIRGWSKICDRLWIWDYVINYAHSICPFPNLRVLKPNINFFINNGVKGIYEESCYFTRGSELQELRNYIMAKTLWDPTYDTERAIAEFCAAYYGPAAPHVRRYIDLIHNATQKNPKLHVMIYTHPREYVTPKMIASAQAIFDRAEASVKDDPVLLHRVQVARLPILYAAITLGTSGAFTESGDTLIQRQGESVAALADQFEKIARAEGVTAVREGGPDAGLDAWLQSVPRRPGVLPIKRIRNGQLEVSVLPDLGGRLFRMKQVATGRDLLQVLGTETARLPDDGGYEEYSEPGYRSAGWSEVYTVKEHGEGFIVLEANLRNGLRLTRKLELDPERPLLKIASTVTNVSDQTRTSGLRAHPEFAVTSTADATVRILGADGAWSTIALANPADPAAEKNVWLRESDCPAGKWAVVDEQTGVAILNEFDTRQVSHCLLNWNGRTSRVNLELFAPERTLAPGESQTIEHSYEVVAPDDLKGR